The DNA sequence GTTCGATTGGAAAAAGTTTCAAAAAGAAAACAAAGATAAAGTAAAAGATTGGCTAAAAGCACCATTTAAGAAAAAAGTAAAATGGAATAATCTCACAACCAATAAGGAAAAAGTTACTTTTTTATACAAAGCATTTTTACAGAGAAAAACTGAAGAGGGTACTGTTTTAAAAGAAACGAATACTACTTATGAAAATATAAAAGAGATTTGTGCGAAATCAAATGAAAATATTGAGGATTATAGTAAGGTCGCTGAAATATATAGTAAAGGCATATATGGAAAAGAAACACAGCTAACAGAATTAGACGTCGATCAAATAAAGAATATTATTGAAGACGAGAAATAGTCAACGAAAATGAAACTATTTAAGTGCGCGACATGCTTAAATAGTTTTTCTTAAAAGATAAGAAATTTGAGGTGGAAATGATGCCACTCGTAGTAGCGAGGAGATCACTCATGTGGCATCATTTCTTTATCGCATCTAAAAAAAATCTAAAAACGAGCTTCACCAACCTCGTTTTTAGTTTTCCTTATAAAAAATAAGTTACATTTTGAGCAGATCGGGTAATTAATAGTTATAGTAATTTAAAAAAGGAATGGTCATACGTGTTGAAAAGCAGCAAGGGGAAGACAATTGTATTTTTATTAATGATAAGTTTGGTAGGAGCTATCGTTTATCAGTTCTTAACTAGACCAAATTATATAGCTGTATCGAATTGGGAGGTTCATGAATCTATAGATGAGGTTGGCTGGTCAGCAGAAAAACTAAATCGTGCAAGAGAATATTTTGATTCACTCGATTCCACAGCTGCAATGGCAATCTATGATGGCAAAATACTTTTCTCCTGGGGAGATGTAACCAAAAATACTAATGCACATTCTGTAAGGAAAAGTTTCTTAAGTAGCTTATACGGTATTCAAGTAGAAGAGGACTTAATAAATCTCCAACATACTTTAGACGAGCTCAACATTTCTGATGAGCCACCGTTAGCCGAGAACGAAAAATTAGCTACTATTGAGCATTTATTAACATCAAGTTCAGGTGTTTTTCATAAAGCCGGTGAGGAGTCTTGGTCAATGAGGCGTAATCGTCCAAGCAGAGGCAGTCATGAGCCTGGCACACATTTTTATTATAATAATTGGGATTTTAACGTTTTAGGTACGATTTATAATGATGAAACAGATTCTGATCTGTTTCATCATTTTCAAAATAAAATTGCAGAACCTATAGGAATGGAGGACTTTTCTTTATACGAAACAGAATATAAAAATGAGGAAAGTAGATCTATACATCCCTCGTATTTATTTCAAATCTCTGCTCGTGATATGGCGAGATTCGGTTTGCTATATTTACAAGAAGGGTATTGGGGCGAAGATCAAATAATCCCGCAAAATTGGGTAAAAGAAAGTACGAGCGTGCAAATGGAAGTACCGAATAATGAGGTTTATGATTATGGCTATATGTGGTGGGTAGCAACAGATGGTCCATTTAAAGAGTTGGGACTATATTCAGCTGTTGGTCGATATGGACAATCTATTGATATCGTCCCAGAAGAAAATCTAGTTTTTGTCCATCGTGTTGATTCTAATCGAAGGACGTTAAGCTTTCTACAAGGAAATGTAAGTCAAAAAGAGCGTCTTCATTTACTAAGCCTAATACTAGCTGCTAAAGAATAAAATAAAAGCGAAAGAGGTTTACTCTGAAAGGTAGATTATCACCTTTTGAGTAAACCTGTTTGTATAGTAATTACCCTCGTATTTTATTTAAGAAGAGTATTTTAAATGTTCTTCCCGATATTTCTTCGATTTATTGTCAAGATTGTTGTTTTTTAGACCAACTCCAACTTTTCCAACAATATATTGACCAAAATTCCATTGATTTAAGAATTGGATTGTGGCAATAGATAAAAATATGCTGGCAGAGAATAAAGCAAAGATAGATATAGAAATAGGTAAGGAAACGCTAATCAAATTCAATACATATTGTAATGCTAAAATATAAAAGAAGTGGAGCAAGTAAATACCGAAAGAATACTTACTTATTGTAAGTAAAAATGAAGGGATGTTATTTTTTATTTTCGTTGCAATTAGAAATAAGAACATTGCTACAATGGTTGTGTGTAATAGTATATCGATTCTTTTAGAGCTATGAATGACGAGTATTTCATTATGATAAAGATATAGTAAGATAAAACTCGAGAGCAATGGTCCAAAAAGAACGATATTTTTATATTTCTTTACATAACTCACTACTTTTTCAAAGTAAAGGCCACTGTAATAACCTACTGCAAAATAAAAAATCCAACCAACAAAAGGGACCCAATAAAACCTCTCCCAAATATACTCTGCAAAAGGAAAGCTTAATGGTTCGGTATAGTTAAAAAAACTTAAATAAGCAATGTTTACTAGGAAAGCAAAGCTTATGACTTTAAATGGTGACATTTTTTTTAATTGTTTATGCACGAGAAGATAAATAACATAAAATTGAAAAATGATTAACACAAAGTAACCATGAAAATCACCGATCACCGCGTTGGCTACAAACTTCACTCCCCAATCACTAAAGGAACTCATATAAGGGATGGAGTAGAAAAAAGCCATGATAATAAAAGGGACGTATATTAGCTTTAATCTTTTATTTAGGAAGTTTTTCGGCATTTCCTTATTTCTATAAGAAAAGGAAAGCAGAAAGATTGATATAAAAATAAACATTGGTGTACCAAAATATAAAAGTATATTCATTGAATCATAGAATCTATAACTAAAGCTACTAACTGAATAGTGATTTGATTGCAATGTGATTGCAATCGCATGAATGAAGACAATACTTAAACAAGCTACACTTCGTAAAAAGAATATTTCATTAACCATCATTTGTTTTTTCATTATATTTCCCACCGTATTGTAGAAATTATTTAAGTCTTTTCGATTATGTCTATTGTAAACAATACTTGTGATCAAACTTTAATTAAAATATTAAAAAACTGTTAAAAGACATTAAAAAGCTGTGTCAAAGGCGGTTATCACCTTTGCCACAGCTGATTATTCATAACCTTTTTTTCGTTGAGTTGGGAAAAAAATAGTAAACGTTGTTCCAACACCTAATTCACTTTCTACGGTAATTTCACCATGATGCAATTGAACAAGCTCTTTCACTATAGCAAGCCCTAAGCCTGTTCCTCGCTCCTTTTTTTGTCTTACCCGGTCTACTTTAAAGAATCTCTCCCAAATTCTCTTTACATCGTAGGACGGAATACCGATACCATTATCAGAAATCTTCACGCATACATTATCTTTACAATGTTCTTCGAGTTTAATAGTGATGGATCCATTTTCTGTAAATTTATTTGCATTATGTATAATGTTTTTAAAAATTTGTTCTAACCTGATCGAATCGCCAATGACTGGTGGAATGTTATCTGGTGCGTCGATAATAATATCATTATTTCTACTCTCAATAGAGGGTTGTAAGTTTAATGCGACTTTTCGAATAATTTCCTGTAGATGTACACAATACAAATCTAAAGATATATCTTGTCGTTCCAGTTTAATTAAATCCATTAAGTCGTTCACTAAATGATTCAAATACTCAGTCTCTCTATACATAATGGCATAATATTTCTGTTGTGATTCGGTATCTTTCACTAGACCGTCCTGAAGTGCTTCTAAAAAACCTTTCATAGCGGTTAGTGGTGTTCTTAATTCATGTGAAATGTTAGCAATAAAGTCGTTCCTGCGCTTTTCAAGCGTACCGCGTTCATTTTCAATCGTGTTTAGTTTTTCTGCCATTCTGTTAAAGGACTTTATTAGTTCGCTAATTTCATCAGAGAATTGATTATCATGCTCCACTCGTTTACTATAATTTCCCAATGCAATTTCATTTGTTGCTTCTTCCACTTTTTTTAAAGGTTTTGATATACTCCATGAAAGATAAGAAACTAATATAGTAACAATGATAAGGCCACCAATAATTGCCCATTGAACAATTTCACGAATATTTCTAATGGTCGAATTGATACCAGCGATAGGGGAGTGTAGTATAATTCCCCCGTGAATCTGCTCATTTGAGCCCCATGGAACTATAACAGAAAGCATGGGTCGTTCTTCACCTTCTATATCCATCACTTGTATTCGATTTTGTCCATCCATTATTTCTTTTAACAAGTCATCACTGATTGGCTCACCAACAAAAATATCTTGCCTTGAAGAAGTAGCAACAATTTGTCCGGAATCGTCAAAAAGCCATATATTTGAATTAGAAAATTCCCCTAATTGTTCAATGGTTAATAATACCTCTGGGGTAACTACTTCACTATGATAAATAGCACCATTAATACTACCAGCTTGTTGAAGCATTTCTTGACGTTTCTGATCAGTTAAGTAATCTTTAGAAGAAGTAGAGATAACTATTCCAATGATTCCGAAGCCTAGGATGAAAATAAATAAATAACTAATTAGTAACCTACGAAATAAGCTTTGGTTAATCCATTTCATGAGTGTGGTCACTCCTTTTTATTAATATGAAATTGGTAACCCACTCCCCAAACAGTATGAATACACAGAATTTGATGCTTTGCGAATTCATCACGTATTCGTTTGATATGGACATCTACTGTCCTTACATCACCAGCAAAGTCAAATCCCCACACTTTTTGTAGTAATTGTTCTCGTGTAAATACAATTTGAGGATTTTGTACTAAGTAAAGAAGTAAATCAAATTCTTTCGGACGAAAAAACAACTTTTCTCCATGGGCGATAACTTCTCTTTGATCAACTAAAATAGAAAATGAAGAGAAGGTGAAGTCTTTGTTTTCATTTGTATTAGTGTTATTAGTGAGGGCTGGCATTCGTCTAAAAATCGCTTTAATTCTAGCTACTACCTCTCGTGGACTAAATGGTTTCGTTACGTAATCATCAGCCCCAATCTCAAGGCCTAATACACGGTCTAGCTCCTCGTCTTTTGCGGTTAACATAATAATCGGGACATTGGCTTTTTTACGTATTTCTTTACATACTTCATAACCGTCTATATCGGGCATCATAATATCTAATAAAATAATATCTGGTTTCGAGGATTCAAATAAAGATATTGCCTCTTTACCATTATTAGCTTCTACGACATCATATTGGTTTTGTTTTAAATATAGGCTAATGATTTCACATACGTTAGGGTCGTCATCAGCGACAAGCACTTTTATATTGCTCATAAGTCCTCCTTATAAAAATAGGCTAACATTAAGTGGAAAAACAACGTAAGAAATGGTTATTATGGTTTGATTATAGTAAGTATTATTTTATCAATAAATAAAGAAGCTCTCCACCAATTTTATTTTTGGAGAACAAAAAAGCGAATGTCTAAATGAAAAAAGATGCACACATTGTTAGAAAAGAGGTCGACTCTAAAAGTAAAAAGTAACTTTTAAAGTCAACCTCCTTTTATTATTCTTTTATTTGTCCTGTACCGTAAATAACATATTTATAAGATGTTATTGCCTCAAGTCCCATTGGTCCTCTTGCATGTAATTTTTGTGTACTAATGCCAATTTCTGCTCCAAAACCAAACTCCGCACCATCGGTAAATCGTGTCGATGCATTATGGTATACTGCGGCGGCATCTACGAAAGTAAAAAACTTTTCAACATTTTCATTAGATTGTGTAATGATCGCTTCTGAATGCTTCGTGCCGTAGTTGGCTATATGGGTTATAGCATCATCAATTGAGTCAACGACCTTAACAGCGAGTGTTAAATCTAAAAATTCATCCGTCCAATCTGACTCCTCACCGATGTCGATACGACTATCATATTTAGAAGTCTCTACATCACCTTTTAAAGTAACATTATTTTCTACTAGCTTATCAACTAGTTGATTAAAGTATTTTTTTGCCCAACTGCGATGAACAAGCAATGTTTCTGCCGCATTACATACGGAAGGGCGTTGTGTTTTTGCGTTAATCACGATATTTGTTGCCATTTCTTCGTCAGCGGACTCATCTACAAATACATGACAATTTCCAACACCTGTTTCAAGTACTGGTATTGATGCCTTTTCTACAACTGTTTGAATTAATGATGCGCCTCCTCGAGGGATGAGTACATCTAAATATTCATTTAACGCGAACATTTTTTCTGCATTTGCTCGACTTGTATCTTCTAACAATTGTATACAATCTTTTGGTAAGGCAGACTTTTCTAAAGCTTGATGAATAACCTTCACTAATGCTTTGTTAGAGTAGGCTGCTGATGAGCTTCCTCGAAATAAAACAGTATTTCCTGTTTTTAAACATAAACTAGCTGCATCAACGGTCACATTAGGTCTCGCCTCATAAATCATTCCGATAACACCGATTGGAACTCGTTTCTTTTTAATTACCAAACCATTTGGTCGTTCAATTTCTTCCAGTGTAATTCCAATAGGGTCTTTAAGTTCGATTAAGGAGCGTAGCGCATTTGCCATCTCTTTAATTCTATCTTCTGTTAACGTTAATCGATCGATTAATGCACTAGTAAAACCTTTTTCTTTACCTAATTGTACGTCCTTGCGATTTTCTTGCAAAATTTCAATCATACAATGTTCTAATTCGGAAGCAATCAAGAGTAGTGCACTATTTTTATCATCTGTACTTGCTGCTGCCATTTCACCTGTGACACCTTTTAATAATGAAGCCTTTTGGATTAATTCATCCATCATTATCACCCTTTTTTATAGTATTAATAAATGATCTCTATGGATCGCTTCTACTGTTGCTTTATTAGTAAACTTTTTCGCATCGCAGCTATCTTTACCTTTAATTTCTAGCAATTCGTCCGAAGAATAATTTACTTGACCTTTTCCGATTATTTTCCCTTTTTCGTTTATTATTTCTACTACGGCACCTTCTTGAAAGCTTCCGTAAACTTCTGTTATACCGACAGGAAGTAGGCTTCTCCCTTTATTTAAAAGTGCCTGAACGGCACCGGTGTCGATAACAATTTTTCCAGAAGAGGAGGAGTGGAATGCTATCCACTGCTTCTTATTATTCAACACCTTTCGTTCACTTTTCCCAATATAAGTTCCATCACCTTTACCTAGTAAAATATCGTGAAGCTTAGTGGCCCCATATCCTGAACCAATAAAAATATTATTTACACCTAAAGAAAAAGCAGTTTTAGCAGCATTAATTTTTGACTTCATTCCACCAGTACCTAACTTAGAACCGTTCTCTTTCGCTTCAATTAATAGATTGCCCGTTATTTCAGGTAAAAAATGGTATTTTTTTGCATCTTTATTTTTACGAGGATCTTCATCGTAAAGTCCGTTTATATCAGTAAGAATGATAAGGTGATCTGCATGGATAAGACCACTTACTAGTGCGGAAAGCATATCATTATCTCCAAATGTTAATTCTTCTATGGAAGTAGAATCATTTTCATTGATTATTGGGACAACATCCCGTTTAAGTAGTTCAGTCAATGTAGCATAAGCATTCTTATATTGTTCTTGATTAACGAAATCATTTCTTGTGAGTAATAATTGGGCAACTGCAATGCTATGCTTTTGGAATGCTTCAGTATAGCCTTGAATGAGAAGACCTTGGCCAACCGCTGCTGCTGCCTGCTTGCCTGCAATCTTAACCGGTCTAGTTGGATAACCAAGTTTTTTGAATCCGGCAGCCACTGCTCCAGAAGAAATCAAAATTATATCGTGGCCCTTTTTCTTCAATTCCACAATTGCTTCAGTATGCTCGGTTAGTTTTCCGATATGCAATTCTCCATTATTCTTCGTTAGCGAGCTACTTCCTATTTTTACAACGATTCGTTTTTTACTCATAATTACTCCCTCTTTTTACATTAGCTCCAACAAAATTTTGACATAAAAAAAAGCCATCCTAAAAAAGGACGGAGTTTCATTCCGCGGTACCACCTTCATTGGTATGATTATACCCACTCATCACCATTAACGCTGGTTAAACGATTAGTATGATTTACTAACAGCTCATGGACAGGTTCAATAGGGTATAATACGATGAGATTTTTCAGCCAATGAATCTCACTCTCTGACGTACAACAAACTATTTACTATTCCCAATCAATGCTTTATCGAGTTTACTTTTTTTAATTATCTGATATTTGTTTATGAGAGTCAAGGCACAAGGGTGAATTATAAAATATTCTTATTGTATTGAAACAGATTTTAGACAACTGCATTGATGTTTATGTAAAAAAATGATATTCTTCTTTAAATTACTTCGATATATGAGACGATAACACTATATATGCAATTGAAAGGGGATTGATATACTTGAAGGTGAAAAAAGATGTATTAAAGAAAAGACTTGCTGTAGCTGCAAGAAAAACCCCCGCAGACAAAGTATTTAAAAATGGTCAAATTATTGATGTATTTAACGGTACTTTAATGACAGGTGATGTTGCAATCGTAGATGACACTATTGTTGGAATTGGAGATTTTGAAGGGCATATAGAGATAGATGCAACAAATAAATACATTAGTCCAGGATTTATAGATAGTCATGTACATATCGAGTCTTCCATGGTAACTCCATCACAATTTGCTAGAGTCGTTCTTCCTCATGGTGTCACAACAGTTATAGCCGACCCACATGAAATTGCCAATGTTTCTGGTACAATAGGAATTGAATTTATGTTAGATGATTCTGAAGGAATTCCCTTACATGTATTTTTAATGTTACCTTCATGTGTTCCTGCGACTCCTTTCGAAAATTCCGGTGCAAATTTACAAGCGAAAGATTTAGCGCAGTTTTATACTCATCCAAGAGTATTAGGGTTAGGCGAAGTAATGGATTACCCTTCTGTACATCATAATGACGATGTCATGATTGAAAAAATATTCGGTGCACAAGTTAATGGAAAAATCATTGATGGGCACGCTGCTGGTCTTAATAATAATGCGATTAACGTATATCGAACTGCAGGTATAAGGACAGACCACGAAGCAGTAACTAAAGAGGAGGCCGAGGAACGATTAAAGCGAGGAATGTACTTGCTTATTCGGGAAGGATCAGTGGCGAAAGACTTAACGCAGCTCTTAAAAGTAGTAACAAACAGTAATAGTAGAAGGTGTGCGTTTTGTACAGATGATAAGCATATAGATGACCTTATCCAAGAAGGGAGTGTAGACCATAATGTTCGGTTAGCTATTCAGAAAGGGATATCTCCTATTACAGCTATACAGATGGCTACAATTAATGCTGCCGAATGTTACAAGCTAGACAATAAAGGTGCTATTGCCCCTGGGTTTGATGCCGACATTATACTATTAGACAGTTTACAAGACATCGCTATAGATGAAGTATATTCTAGTGGACAACTAGTAGCAAAAAAAGGACGTTTTCTTATAAAAGAAGAAATAGGTATTAAACCGGGGGAAGACATCATAAGTAGTGTTCATGCTACTGAAATTACTGAAAAGGATATTACGTTAAGCATAAATGAAAAACAGTTAGCCAACGTCATTAGTATCATTCCAAATAGTTTAATCACAAAGCACATTGTTAAAGAAGTAAAAGGAAGAGAAGGAGCTTTTGTATCGGATATAGAAAATGACCTGTTGAAACTTGCTGTGATTGAAAGACACCATTACACTGGAAATGTGGGTCTAGGTATTGTTCATGGATTAAAGCTAAAACGTGGCGCAATAGCTACAACTATTGCACATGATTCACATAACATGATAGTTACAGGTACTTCAGATAAGGATATGCTTTTTGCCATAAAAAGTGTTGAAGAAATTGGTGGAGGATTGGTTGTTGTTTCGGAAGAAAAGGTCATCGCATCTTTACCATTACACATTGCAGGTTTAATAACAGATGATGATTACGAAATAGTTTATAAAAAACTTAATCATATTAATGATGCTTTAAGTGATATCGGTATTTCACAAGACTTTAATCCTTTTTTAACACTGTCTTTTCTGGCGTTACCTGTTATTCCAGCTCTGAAACTTACAGATATTGGATTGTTTAACGTAGATCAATTTAAACATATTAATTTGTTTGAGACTTGAAAATATTCTTACCAATTATTACAGACAATAGAAAAAAACATATTAAATGCCAAGCTAATAAAAATTAAAGAAAAAATCACTTTCCTCTTGTAATCATTTGAGGTAATCTTTAAAATAGTCAGAAATAGGCGGTTTAATAGAAGGATGGGGAGAAATATGACACTGACAATAGACAAAGTAAAAGAATTAAAGGAAAAACCAAATCCTAAACAGTTGGGATTTGGTAAATATTTCACAGACCATATGTTTATGATGGATTATGAAAGAGAGAAAGGCTGGTTTAACCCAAGAATTAAACCTTATGAACCATTATCTTTAGACCCTGCAACGATGGTTTTTCACTATAGCCAATCTGTTTTTGAAGGTTTAAAGGCTTATCGAACAGAAGATGATAGGGTGTTATTATTTAGGCCTGAAAAAAACTTTGAGCGTTTAAATGAGTCAAATAGACGATTAAGCATTCCTCTTGTTGATAATGAATTGATACTACAATACTTAAAAAAGCTAATCGAAATAGAAAAAGAATGGATTCCTAAAGAAGAAGGAACATCTTTATATATACGTCCATTTATTATACCGACAGATACTAATTTAAGGGTTGCTCCTGCGAATACATATAAACTAATGATTATCTTATCGCCAGTTGGATCTTATTATCCAGAAGGAATTCACCCTGTAAGTATTTATGTGGAACATGAGTATACAAGGGCTGTAAAGGGCGGTACAGGTACTGCTAAAACAGCAGGCAATTATTCCGCGGGCTATGTCGCCCAAGAAAAAGCCGCTCAAAATGGTTTTGCACAAGTTCTTTGGTTAGATGGTATGGAAAAAAAGTATATAGAAGAAGTCGGTAGTATGAATGTTTTTTTTAGAATTGATGATGAGGTGGTCACTCCTAAACTTAACGGGAGTATTTTACCTGGTATTACTAGAATGTCTATTATTGAGTTATTAAAATCTTGGGGAGTCCCAGTGAAGGAAAGACTTGTTTCAATGGAAGAAATTATTGAAGCATACAAAAATAACCGTCTTAAAGAAGCTTTCGGTACTGGAACTGCCGCAGTTATCTCGCCTATTGGTGAGTTAAACTGGCATAATGAACAATACATTATTAACAATAAAAAAACAGGGGAACTTTCTAAGAAGCTATATGAAACAATTACTAGTATCCAAACCGGTAGTATGAAAGATACCTTTAATTGGACTGAAGTAGTAAAATAACTTGGCTAAAATCAGGGGAGAACCTCCTGATTTTTTTCTGTTAAATACTAGTAACCAAAAAATCAGGGATTTTGCGTAATTTTTATTCTTATTTTAAATGATTATTTTTCACTTCCCAATATTGAATTTGTGGTAATTTATAATAAATCCAATAGTCCTGTAACAAGGAATAGCTAACAAATAGCATCATTTGTATTGGTATGAGTTTCATTTGCTTTCCTCCTTTGGCCAGTTTCTTAATCTTTATTACAGATGGCGGTTGTCTAATAACTTTAATATGAAAATTGTAGGACGGTGAGTATTTTATATTTTTGTCGTATATTGCGCTTGCCCAGGGAATATATGTTAGGTTGTACCAGTGATGTTGCCTATGACACAACCTAACGTTTCATATCAACCGATTATTGATTGTTCAAAAATGCTTGAATGTCGTCAACATATGGTTTTTTATTATATGCTTGGTATAAAGAAGAAGATAATCTGACTGGATCTCCAAAAAAGAATCTTTCATATTGTGTTTGACGTGTACCAAAAGAACTCATCGTTAAATCCCATGCAAGTCGAAATAATTGGACCCTGTCTTTCGCATCAGCATTTTTCGCTTGTAAATACAATTCTAGATCAGAGGAAATACTACTATTAAAGTCAGATTCTGTCGGTAATGTAATAAATCCACTAGCTCCTAATAAATGCAGTATTTCTATAAGACGAGGATATATTTTTTGATAATAGTTTGAAGCTGTCATTAAAGAAAGTGGATTTGGCACCATCATTCCAAATTCGTTTTTTATTGCACTCATTTCTGATTTTTGCAACAATGCCTTCATAATTTCAAGTGTTACGATAATTTCACTAATTTTTTCTTGGACATGTTGATATTCAGTAATAGAAATTGTTTCTGCAATCGATTCAGCTAAACCGAGTATAAATTCTGTTTTTACTACTTGACGGGAAGTCGCTTGGAATAAGAGCATTAAATTTAAACTAGTTTTTGTATATATACTTCCAACTGCATGTAAATCTTTATAAAGAAAAACTCTTTCCCATGGAACTAAAACGTGATCAAACACAACGACAGAATCAATTTCATCAAATTGAGCAGACAATGGATGATCGAACGTATTAGTAGGATGCTTCGAAAAAGGTTCCCGACATATAAATTTTAACCCTGGCGTGTTAGAAGGGATAGAGAAAGCATACGCGTAATCATTGTTAATGGCATCACCACCTGATGGTAAAACGAGTAGCTCATCTGTTACACCGCCCTGCGTCGCAAGAAGTCGAGCCCCTTGAATAACAATGCCATCACTCGTTTCATCTACTATTTTTGCAGCAATTATTTTGTCTTGGTTACTATCTAATAAGTTTATTTGGCTGTAAGGAGATCTATTTACTTGAGGATTTATAAAAGTATGGGTGAATGATAGATCATTCTTCACTGCATTTTCATAAATAGCAGTAATGTTTTCCGTATATTTTTCTTCAAAAAATGGTAGAGAGGATGCTAGAGTCATAATGGCTGTATTAATATAGTCTGGTGACCTTCCAATTGTGCCACAGCTTTTACGGGCCCATAGCTGTGTAGCTTCCCTTCGTTTTTTTAAATCATCAATAGACGTTGGTTTTTCAAAAGCAAAATTTATTGTTTCACCGTGTACTTCTGAATATCTAGTTAAGTAGGATTTAGTCGGTTCATGGTGCTGCATATCGTAAAGAGATGCTTTACTTTTTAATACCCCTTTAAATGCTCGTTGCTCCGAAACGTCTCCATCAATCCTTTTTCCTTCAATCCAAATTTCATTTTTCATTTTATTAATTCGCTTTATATATTGTTGTCCTGTTATGATAGAC is a window from the Evansella cellulosilytica DSM 2522 genome containing:
- a CDS encoding serine hydrolase domain-containing protein — translated: MLKSSKGKTIVFLLMISLVGAIVYQFLTRPNYIAVSNWEVHESIDEVGWSAEKLNRAREYFDSLDSTAAMAIYDGKILFSWGDVTKNTNAHSVRKSFLSSLYGIQVEEDLINLQHTLDELNISDEPPLAENEKLATIEHLLTSSSGVFHKAGEESWSMRRNRPSRGSHEPGTHFYYNNWDFNVLGTIYNDETDSDLFHHFQNKIAEPIGMEDFSLYETEYKNEESRSIHPSYLFQISARDMARFGLLYLQEGYWGEDQIIPQNWVKESTSVQMEVPNNEVYDYGYMWWVATDGPFKELGLYSAVGRYGQSIDIVPEENLVFVHRVDSNRRTLSFLQGNVSQKERLHLLSLILAAKE
- a CDS encoding acyltransferase family protein; the protein is MKKQMMVNEIFFLRSVACLSIVFIHAIAITLQSNHYSVSSFSYRFYDSMNILLYFGTPMFIFISIFLLSFSYRNKEMPKNFLNKRLKLIYVPFIIMAFFYSIPYMSSFSDWGVKFVANAVIGDFHGYFVLIIFQFYVIYLLVHKQLKKMSPFKVISFAFLVNIAYLSFFNYTEPLSFPFAEYIWERFYWVPFVGWIFYFAVGYYSGLYFEKVVSYVKKYKNIVLFGPLLSSFILLYLYHNEILVIHSSKRIDILLHTTIVAMFLFLIATKIKNNIPSFLLTISKYSFGIYLLHFFYILALQYVLNLISVSLPISISIFALFSASIFLSIATIQFLNQWNFGQYIVGKVGVGLKNNNLDNKSKKYREEHLKYSS
- a CDS encoding sensor histidine kinase; this translates as MKWINQSLFRRLLISYLFIFILGFGIIGIVISTSSKDYLTDQKRQEMLQQAGSINGAIYHSEVVTPEVLLTIEQLGEFSNSNIWLFDDSGQIVATSSRQDIFVGEPISDDLLKEIMDGQNRIQVMDIEGEERPMLSVIVPWGSNEQIHGGIILHSPIAGINSTIRNIREIVQWAIIGGLIIVTILVSYLSWSISKPLKKVEEATNEIALGNYSKRVEHDNQFSDEISELIKSFNRMAEKLNTIENERGTLEKRRNDFIANISHELRTPLTAMKGFLEALQDGLVKDTESQQKYYAIMYRETEYLNHLVNDLMDLIKLERQDISLDLYCVHLQEIIRKVALNLQPSIESRNNDIIIDAPDNIPPVIGDSIRLEQIFKNIIHNANKFTENGSITIKLEEHCKDNVCVKISDNGIGIPSYDVKRIWERFFKVDRVRQKKERGTGLGLAIVKELVQLHHGEITVESELGVGTTFTIFFPTQRKKGYE
- a CDS encoding response regulator transcription factor; this encodes MSNIKVLVADDDPNVCEIISLYLKQNQYDVVEANNGKEAISLFESSKPDIILLDIMMPDIDGYEVCKEIRKKANVPIIMLTAKDEELDRVLGLEIGADDYVTKPFSPREVVARIKAIFRRMPALTNNTNTNENKDFTFSSFSILVDQREVIAHGEKLFFRPKEFDLLLYLVQNPQIVFTREQLLQKVWGFDFAGDVRTVDVHIKRIRDEFAKHQILCIHTVWGVGYQFHINKKE
- a CDS encoding glutamate-5-semialdehyde dehydrogenase, producing the protein MDELIQKASLLKGVTGEMAAASTDDKNSALLLIASELEHCMIEILQENRKDVQLGKEKGFTSALIDRLTLTEDRIKEMANALRSLIELKDPIGITLEEIERPNGLVIKKKRVPIGVIGMIYEARPNVTVDAASLCLKTGNTVLFRGSSSAAYSNKALVKVIHQALEKSALPKDCIQLLEDTSRANAEKMFALNEYLDVLIPRGGASLIQTVVEKASIPVLETGVGNCHVFVDESADEEMATNIVINAKTQRPSVCNAAETLLVHRSWAKKYFNQLVDKLVENNVTLKGDVETSKYDSRIDIGEESDWTDEFLDLTLAVKVVDSIDDAITHIANYGTKHSEAIITQSNENVEKFFTFVDAAAVYHNASTRFTDGAEFGFGAEIGISTQKLHARGPMGLEAITSYKYVIYGTGQIKE
- the proB gene encoding glutamate 5-kinase, producing the protein MSKKRIVVKIGSSSLTKNNGELHIGKLTEHTEAIVELKKKGHDIILISSGAVAAGFKKLGYPTRPVKIAGKQAAAAVGQGLLIQGYTEAFQKHSIAVAQLLLTRNDFVNQEQYKNAYATLTELLKRDVVPIINENDSTSIEELTFGDNDMLSALVSGLIHADHLIILTDINGLYDEDPRKNKDAKKYHFLPEITGNLLIEAKENGSKLGTGGMKSKINAAKTAFSLGVNNIFIGSGYGATKLHDILLGKGDGTYIGKSERKVLNNKKQWIAFHSSSSGKIVIDTGAVQALLNKGRSLLPVGITEVYGSFQEGAVVEIINEKGKIIGKGQVNYSSDELLEIKGKDSCDAKKFTNKATVEAIHRDHLLIL